The following proteins are encoded in a genomic region of Desulfurococcaceae archaeon:
- a CDS encoding transcription initiation factor IIB family protein encodes MIRCHVCKNTSILFDAELQAYVCPSCGLVIDEKPFYQGHESFDKDGHVPRYSGSFTHRVHDHGVGSTEISGSIKYHIKQGRTWVARNIDARINKENRKVVKALKELNDLVKRVKPPKSVSETAGEILQKVIKNLNVKEQTLRKIVIASLYMAYKVCGLPRPAKIFVKEVGAEESDLWEGIRKIREVYSDAKIQPEAFEPRYYVNYIVTKLSMPSEVAALASELLANLKEGLTISGKSPAGLAAAAVYLAGILANHRRNQLEVGSVIGQTDVAVRNSYDVLVRSLDIEVLL; translated from the coding sequence ATGATAAGGTGTCATGTTTGCAAGAACACCAGCATACTGTTCGACGCAGAGCTCCAAGCGTACGTGTGTCCCAGTTGCGGACTAGTAATTGATGAAAAACCGTTCTACCAGGGCCATGAGTCGTTCGACAAGGACGGTCACGTGCCCAGGTATAGTGGGAGCTTTACACACCGCGTACACGACCACGGAGTGGGCAGTACGGAGATCTCGGGAAGTATAAAGTACCATATCAAACAGGGTAGGACCTGGGTTGCGAGAAACATCGATGCGAGAATTAACAAGGAGAATAGAAAAGTAGTCAAGGCGCTGAAAGAGCTCAATGACCTCGTAAAGCGCGTTAAACCCCCGAAATCCGTTAGTGAAACGGCAGGGGAGATCCTGCAGAAAGTTATAAAGAACCTGAATGTCAAAGAACAAACACTGAGGAAGATCGTCATCGCCTCGTTATACATGGCGTATAAAGTATGTGGCCTGCCAAGACCTGCAAAAATCTTCGTAAAAGAAGTCGGCGCGGAGGAGAGCGATTTATGGGAAGGCATAAGGAAAATCAGGGAAGTTTACAGCGATGCAAAAATACAGCCGGAGGCGTTTGAGCCTAGGTACTACGTTAACTACATTGTCACGAAACTTAGCATGCCGTCGGAAGTGGCCGCTCTAGCTAGCGAGCTTCTAGCCAACCTGAAAGAGGGCCTCACTATTAGCGGTAAGAGCCCTGCAGGCCTTGCAGCAGCCGCCGTGTATTTGGCCGGTATTTTGGCAAATCATAGGAGAAACCAGTTAGAGGTGGGCAGTGTTATTGGTCAGACAGACGTAGCTGTCAGAAATTCCTATGATGTACTGGTAAGGTCTCTTGACATAGAAGTTCTCCTCTGA
- a CDS encoding RNA-binding protein, with translation MKLLGITENWTKNGHLIVRPYVKDVLKYVGAIVYDSSGRRVGVVTDVIGRVDNPRIVAKLDCRDLGELLLSRKERLYALLPRERRGRGGRP, from the coding sequence GTGAAGCTACTGGGGATCACTGAAAACTGGACTAAGAACGGACACCTGATCGTAAGACCCTATGTGAAAGACGTATTGAAGTACGTTGGCGCGATAGTCTATGACAGCTCCGGCCGCCGCGTAGGGGTAGTAACCGACGTTATTGGACGCGTAGATAATCCCCGGATCGTAGCTAAGCTTGACTGTAGGGATCTCGGAGAACTCCTCCTTTCCCGCAAAGAAAGACTTTACGCGCTGTTACCGCGAGAAAGAAGAGGTAGGGGCGGGAGACCATGA
- a CDS encoding MarR family winged helix-turn-helix transcriptional regulator gives MSKSLSKHDLAILKFLCRVSQPVYQNDLPKLTNMDLKVVTKTLYKLEKIGLVQREPAVHHKRRTYLVKVDRDKVTKVLEELGESILSVQELFTQIADLPCITCQNIFRCYEGGFYDPLFCQLLANYIVLLGSEPHRSNRKRANR, from the coding sequence ATGTCAAAGTCGCTGAGTAAGCACGACCTCGCGATCTTAAAATTTCTGTGTAGAGTAAGCCAGCCAGTATACCAAAACGACCTCCCCAAATTAACGAACATGGACTTGAAAGTCGTCACTAAGACACTTTACAAACTTGAAAAGATAGGGCTCGTGCAGAGAGAGCCCGCAGTACACCACAAGAGGAGAACTTACCTCGTCAAGGTAGACAGGGACAAGGTCACTAAAGTGCTCGAAGAGCTGGGCGAGTCTATTTTAAGTGTACAGGAACTTTTCACGCAAATAGCGGATTTACCGTGTATAACGTGCCAGAACATATTCAGGTGCTATGAAGGTGGTTTTTACGATCCCCTGTTCTGCCAGTTACTAGCAAACTATATTGTACTACTCGGTAGCGAGCCGCATAGATCAAACAGAAAACGAGCCAACAGGTAA
- a CDS encoding ArsR family transcriptional regulator — MKANSFDQNQVQELSRRIRLRILHEDDEVILVTAPNDEELTIIVKELLSYRSMNLKEIHQILSGIASEDKIRKALNTLLERSEVYLDNDGKYVASSV, encoded by the coding sequence TTGAAGGCTAATAGCTTTGACCAGAATCAAGTACAAGAACTAAGCAGAAGAATTAGGCTTAGGATACTGCATGAAGATGATGAGGTGATCCTCGTTACAGCGCCAAACGACGAGGAGCTTACCATAATAGTGAAGGAGCTACTAAGCTACAGGTCCATGAACTTGAAGGAAATACACCAAATACTCTCGGGCATAGCTAGTGAGGACAAGATACGCAAAGCCCTTAACACCCTACTCGAACGGAGCGAGGTTTACTTAGACAACGACGGCAAGTATGTTGCATCATCTGTTTAA
- a CDS encoding transcriptional regulator yields the protein MEEEIVIDLTNVPLKPIGKKEISQLEAALMIGTLYRPEVLELIKDPIERATWIDSLAIAAAAFARYKAGTPIPEIAEELGRSETTIRSHLGQKTKAGKLVAETYEKIRRGELKIPLPLIGAPKISTEEELRALKGEVEALKERNRALEEEVGELKREIENLRGQLSAKEAEITDLRQRLENADKEKERVLKKCSEVLEGVKRVKSIISEALSVVEGLTTSY from the coding sequence ATGGAAGAAGAGATCGTGATAGACCTCACGAATGTGCCGCTCAAGCCTATAGGTAAAAAGGAGATTAGCCAGCTAGAAGCGGCGCTAATGATAGGTACTCTCTACAGGCCGGAGGTCTTAGAATTAATTAAAGACCCTATAGAGAGGGCTACGTGGATAGATAGTCTAGCAATAGCAGCCGCTGCTTTTGCAAGATATAAAGCAGGTACGCCTATTCCGGAGATAGCCGAGGAGCTCGGTAGATCGGAGACCACTATAAGGAGCCACCTCGGCCAGAAAACCAAGGCTGGAAAGCTTGTAGCGGAGACTTACGAGAAGATCAGGAGGGGCGAACTAAAAATACCGCTTCCACTCATTGGGGCACCCAAGATCAGTACCGAGGAAGAACTCAGAGCTCTCAAAGGCGAAGTAGAGGCCCTAAAAGAACGTAACAGGGCTCTAGAGGAGGAGGTGGGAGAACTCAAGCGTGAAATAGAAAACTTGAGAGGCCAGCTCAGCGCGAAAGAGGCCGAAATAACCGATCTTAGACAAAGACTAGAGAATGCTGATAAAGAGAAAGAGCGTGTCTTAAAGAAGTGTAGTGAGGTATTAGAGGGGGTTAAGAGGGTAAAGTCAATAATTTCCGAGGCCCTAAGCGTCGTGGAGGGGCTCACTACCTCTTACTAA
- a CDS encoding TatD family hydrolase codes for MLVDAHVHCAELRDLDTYIRGGRLVLVCVADDPQSSDEVVRASTQHAVIEPCIGLHPWQAHEYGIRDVVNLLDRHVGSSKVKCLGEVGLDKKFRPGTFKRQLKLFELFVDYAREYDLVLNLHAADAWVEVFELIYKRGVDRAYFHWYTGSIELLHQIESVGYYIGANPAWQIQQRHRNILEEVSLENVLTESDAPYNYRGLLMTPSLVELTVKYLADIRKLSVTDVEERVYSNFRKLFSKR; via the coding sequence CTGCTAGTCGACGCTCACGTTCACTGCGCGGAGCTTCGAGACCTTGACACGTACATACGTGGAGGCAGGCTGGTGCTGGTTTGCGTTGCCGACGATCCTCAGTCAAGCGATGAAGTGGTAAGGGCGTCAACCCAGCACGCTGTCATAGAGCCCTGCATCGGGCTACATCCCTGGCAAGCACACGAGTACGGTATCAGGGACGTCGTGAACCTACTGGATAGGCATGTTGGTAGTAGCAAGGTGAAGTGTCTTGGCGAAGTAGGTCTAGATAAGAAGTTTAGACCAGGTACATTTAAAAGGCAATTGAAACTCTTCGAGTTATTCGTCGACTACGCGAGGGAGTACGACCTCGTTTTGAATTTACATGCAGCCGATGCTTGGGTTGAGGTGTTCGAGCTTATATATAAGAGAGGCGTAGATAGAGCTTATTTCCACTGGTATACAGGCTCCATAGAATTGTTACACCAAATTGAAAGCGTAGGCTACTACATAGGGGCTAACCCAGCGTGGCAGATTCAGCAAAGGCACAGAAACATTCTTGAAGAGGTCAGCCTCGAGAACGTGTTAACAGAGAGCGACGCCCCTTACAACTATAGGGGGCTACTAATGACTCCCAGCCTCGTCGAGCTCACCGTAAAGTACCTTGCTGACATTAGAAAGCTAAGCGTTACCGACGTGGAGGAGCGCGTATACAGCAACTTTAGGAAACTGTTTAGTAAGAGGTAG
- a CDS encoding TIGR04013 family B12-binding domain/radical SAM domain-containing protein, whose protein sequence is MAVHLVFLYDKNVKYSVNAVVASIDRLEGIRVHLAKGIEDLVTVSSTVRSRGFKCISAISLLTTMLASNGFYEVLKSTVNKLKNMGCITVCGGPHPSGDPLGTLSFFNFDYAFVGEAEESFKEFVLAVRDGLDPRSSKGLAYLENGGKFVYTGRRKPISLDDHDPFPYWRGIFGPVEITRGCPYGCFYCQVSYIHGFQYRHRSVDKIVFYVEEYMKRGGRDVRFLSPDSLAYGARSATREVNIGSVEELLSNVRSIVEKHGGRVFLGSFPSEVRPEHVTSEVMRVLKKYISNKAIIVGAQSGSQRLLKAIKRQHSVDDVVNAVKTIREWGFVPVVDLIVGFPGENPEDMDSTIELAKKVVELGGKVHLHHYIPLPGSPLGTRPPSTVPQRAKKELSRIVGMGKGYGNWIQQEKLAWSIVELHRRGVILPSTRS, encoded by the coding sequence TTGGCCGTCCACCTGGTTTTCCTGTACGATAAGAACGTCAAGTACAGCGTAAACGCGGTCGTGGCGTCCATAGACCGTTTAGAAGGGATACGAGTCCACCTAGCGAAGGGTATTGAAGACCTCGTGACGGTCTCGTCAACGGTCAGGTCAAGGGGATTTAAGTGCATCTCGGCCATTAGCCTACTCACTACAATGCTTGCTAGTAACGGCTTCTACGAGGTACTGAAAAGCACCGTTAACAAGCTAAAGAACATGGGCTGTATAACAGTGTGCGGAGGTCCTCACCCTTCTGGAGATCCGCTGGGCACACTAAGTTTCTTCAACTTCGACTACGCATTCGTCGGGGAGGCCGAAGAGTCGTTCAAGGAATTCGTACTGGCTGTGAGGGACGGCCTGGACCCGCGCAGTAGTAAAGGACTTGCATACCTCGAGAATGGGGGGAAATTTGTGTACACAGGCCGCCGAAAACCTATAAGCTTAGACGACCACGACCCGTTTCCCTACTGGCGAGGGATCTTCGGCCCGGTGGAGATCACCCGCGGATGCCCGTACGGCTGTTTCTATTGCCAGGTTTCATATATCCATGGCTTCCAGTATAGACATCGAAGCGTCGACAAAATAGTGTTTTACGTCGAGGAGTACATGAAGAGAGGCGGTAGAGATGTACGCTTCCTATCGCCTGATAGCCTCGCCTACGGCGCTCGGAGTGCTACCAGGGAGGTTAATATTGGCTCTGTGGAAGAACTGCTCTCTAATGTCAGGAGTATCGTGGAAAAGCACGGTGGAAGGGTCTTTCTCGGAAGCTTTCCCAGCGAAGTGAGGCCTGAACACGTGACCAGCGAAGTGATGAGAGTATTAAAGAAATACATATCTAATAAAGCAATAATAGTCGGCGCCCAATCGGGTAGTCAACGCTTATTAAAAGCTATTAAGAGACAGCACTCAGTCGACGACGTGGTGAACGCAGTCAAAACTATAAGGGAATGGGGGTTCGTGCCCGTAGTAGACCTCATAGTGGGTTTTCCGGGTGAAAACCCAGAAGACATGGATTCGACGATAGAACTCGCCAAGAAAGTCGTAGAACTCGGTGGTAAAGTTCACTTACACCACTACATACCCTTACCGGGTTCGCCGCTGGGAACGCGGCCTCCTTCAACAGTACCACAGAGAGCCAAAAAAGAGCTATCCCGGATCGTAGGTATGGGTAAAGGCTACGGTAACTGGATTCAGCAGGAGAAGCTTGCATGGAGCATCGTAGAACTGCATAGGAGGGGGGTGATATTACCGAGCACGCGGTCCTAA
- a CDS encoding HAD family hydrolase → MTRLELLVLDYDETAVENTVDFYEAYCEALKIHGKKCVSFDRFIALLSTDELGEEIPVGADEVGFWRVFRRVYGSRHSTLRRGLRELLIAVKTLNVKVVVISGRETPPYHIEFDLRKHGISEFVDGVYTLYNLLLVGEREEFLFDKSPLIRYAKRKHGISGEVICIGDYVTDYYSCRKAGGVFVGIASVSERGESLKKAGVEFLVKDFYEALLCLHYLGLLRG, encoded by the coding sequence GTGACGAGGTTAGAACTTCTAGTACTAGACTACGATGAAACCGCCGTAGAAAACACGGTAGACTTTTACGAGGCATACTGCGAGGCCTTAAAAATACATGGAAAAAAGTGCGTGAGCTTTGATAGGTTTATTGCATTGTTGAGTACAGACGAGCTTGGAGAGGAAATACCGGTGGGAGCAGATGAAGTGGGGTTTTGGAGGGTATTTAGGAGAGTGTACGGGTCCAGGCACTCCACACTACGGCGCGGCTTAAGGGAACTTCTCATCGCGGTGAAAACACTCAATGTAAAAGTAGTGGTGATATCGGGTAGGGAGACTCCACCATACCACATTGAGTTTGATTTGAGGAAGCACGGCATCTCCGAGTTCGTGGATGGAGTCTACACGCTTTACAACTTGCTGTTAGTTGGCGAAAGGGAAGAGTTCTTATTCGACAAGTCACCGTTAATAAGGTATGCAAAGAGAAAGCACGGTATAAGTGGAGAGGTTATCTGCATTGGAGACTACGTAACAGACTACTATAGCTGTAGGAAAGCGGGCGGAGTCTTTGTTGGTATTGCCAGCGTATCGGAAAGAGGTGAAAGCCTTAAAAAAGCCGGCGTGGAGTTCCTAGTAAAAGACTTTTACGAGGCATTACTCTGCTTACACTACCTTGGACTACTAAGGGGTTAA
- a CDS encoding CTP synthase, which produces MPKYIFVTGGVLSGLGKGTIAASIGFLVKSAGFSVTAIKIDPYINVDAGTMSPYAHGEVFVTEDGGETDMDIGHYERFLHTDLSKKHNITSGQIYYSVILKERKGEYLGQCVQIIPHVTNEIKEKIREIGKEDGADIVIVEIGGTVGDIEGLPFQEAARQMKFEEGESGTFYVHVALAPILPSGELKTKPIQHSVQELRRIGIQPDAIVARSHRNLDHEARQKIALHCNVPLNGVYSCPYTETPYEVPLILHEQGFTKYLLEKLKLPVKEPQLREWVGFVTNLKNSSKWVKIAMIGKYTKIKDSYVSIIEALRHASAWNNVKVDLVWLESTDIEQKQGLLKELDEVSGAIILPGFGRRGSEGKIAAIKHLRESGKPVLGICFGMQLMVVEAARNLAGLSSANSTELDPNTPHPVVDLLPEQVGITEIGGTLRLGAKKIVIELGTLAWRIYGKREVLERHRHRYGVNLKYVDVLESSGIRISGYSEEGYPEIIELEDPGRFYFGILAHPEFKSRPLQPSPVFMNFIKYVVEAGKVN; this is translated from the coding sequence TTGCCCAAGTACATATTCGTAACGGGAGGCGTTCTTTCAGGGCTAGGTAAGGGGACAATAGCGGCGTCGATAGGTTTCCTAGTCAAAAGCGCAGGGTTCAGCGTGACGGCCATTAAGATAGACCCCTATATAAACGTGGATGCCGGCACGATGAGCCCTTACGCGCACGGTGAAGTCTTCGTCACAGAAGACGGTGGGGAGACGGACATGGACATTGGCCACTACGAGAGGTTCCTACATACTGATCTATCGAAAAAACACAACATCACGTCAGGTCAGATATACTACTCCGTAATATTGAAAGAGCGTAAAGGGGAGTATCTAGGTCAGTGTGTACAGATAATACCTCACGTTACAAACGAGATCAAGGAGAAGATCCGGGAGATCGGGAAGGAGGACGGTGCTGACATCGTAATAGTCGAGATCGGGGGCACGGTGGGAGACATTGAAGGGCTGCCCTTCCAAGAGGCTGCTAGACAGATGAAGTTCGAAGAAGGAGAATCAGGTACATTCTACGTGCACGTGGCATTAGCGCCTATTCTCCCCTCCGGCGAGCTTAAAACGAAGCCCATTCAGCACAGCGTTCAAGAGCTACGGAGAATAGGAATCCAGCCGGATGCTATAGTAGCGAGATCTCACAGAAACCTCGACCATGAAGCGAGGCAGAAAATAGCCCTTCATTGTAATGTTCCACTGAATGGTGTGTATAGTTGCCCCTATACCGAGACGCCTTATGAGGTACCGCTCATACTCCACGAACAGGGGTTCACCAAGTACTTGCTCGAAAAACTAAAACTACCTGTCAAAGAGCCTCAATTACGGGAATGGGTGGGCTTCGTTACCAACCTGAAAAACAGTAGCAAATGGGTAAAAATAGCAATGATCGGCAAGTACACGAAGATCAAGGACAGTTACGTTAGCATAATTGAAGCGCTAAGACACGCGTCAGCTTGGAACAACGTTAAAGTAGACCTGGTGTGGCTTGAATCTACGGATATCGAGCAGAAGCAGGGATTATTGAAAGAACTGGATGAAGTTAGCGGCGCAATTATATTACCCGGTTTCGGTAGGCGGGGGTCCGAGGGCAAGATAGCGGCGATAAAGCATTTACGTGAAAGCGGTAAGCCTGTTCTTGGAATATGCTTCGGCATGCAATTAATGGTCGTAGAGGCGGCCAGGAATCTCGCGGGGCTTAGTAGTGCTAACAGTACCGAGCTCGATCCCAACACGCCTCACCCCGTTGTAGATCTCTTACCTGAACAGGTGGGCATCACGGAAATAGGGGGTACCCTGAGACTAGGCGCTAAGAAGATAGTGATCGAGCTGGGAACGCTCGCATGGAGAATATACGGTAAACGCGAGGTGCTTGAAAGGCATAGGCACAGGTATGGCGTAAACTTAAAGTACGTAGACGTCCTCGAATCCTCGGGTATTAGGATATCAGGCTATAGCGAGGAAGGATACCCAGAGATAATAGAGCTCGAAGACCCGGGTAGATTTTACTTCGGGATACTAGCACACCCGGAATTTAAGAGTAGGCCGCTACAGCCGAGCCCCGTATTTATGAACTTTATAAAGTATGTAGTTGAAGCCGGAAAGGTTAACTAA